From a region of the Mycobacteroides saopaulense genome:
- a CDS encoding amidohydrolase family protein, which produces MHLRGRTLPSEEPIDLWVHDGLISLEPIAGAETIFDGGWLLPGLVDAHCHVGVGPHGPTSLAEARAQAEAERDVGALLLRDAGSPVDTRGFDEREDLPRIIRAGRHLAKPKRYIPGLPIDIEDESQLPEAVALQARWGDGWVKLVGDWIDRSIGDLAPLWSDEILQQAIDAAHANGARVTAHVFGEDALPGLIRAGIDCIEHGTGLTDDTIDQMVEHGTALVPTVINIENFPGIADSASKYPVYAQHMRDLHAGLHRTFGNAYDAGIPIYAGTDAGGGIAHGRISDEVAALTRIGMSPTDALGAASWRAREWLGRPGLEHGAPADLIGYREDPRSGPHVLSRPDLIVLRGQVR; this is translated from the coding sequence TTGCACCTGCGGGGGCGAACTCTTCCCTCCGAAGAGCCAATCGATCTATGGGTGCATGACGGCCTCATCAGCCTGGAACCGATCGCGGGCGCCGAGACGATCTTCGACGGAGGGTGGTTGCTGCCCGGACTCGTCGACGCCCACTGCCATGTCGGCGTCGGGCCGCATGGGCCGACCTCGCTCGCGGAGGCGCGTGCGCAGGCCGAGGCCGAGCGTGACGTGGGTGCGTTGCTGTTGCGCGACGCCGGATCGCCGGTGGACACCCGCGGTTTCGACGAGCGGGAAGATCTGCCGCGGATCATCCGCGCGGGCAGACATCTTGCCAAACCCAAACGGTACATTCCCGGACTGCCCATCGACATCGAGGACGAATCGCAGCTTCCGGAAGCCGTTGCTCTCCAAGCGCGTTGGGGCGATGGTTGGGTGAAATTGGTGGGGGACTGGATCGATCGTTCCATCGGCGACCTGGCTCCACTGTGGTCCGATGAAATCCTGCAACAAGCCATCGACGCCGCACATGCCAACGGTGCACGGGTCACCGCGCATGTCTTCGGTGAGGACGCGTTGCCGGGCCTGATACGCGCCGGGATCGACTGCATCGAGCACGGCACCGGCCTCACCGATGACACCATCGACCAGATGGTCGAGCACGGCACCGCGCTCGTCCCGACCGTCATCAACATCGAGAACTTTCCCGGAATCGCCGACTCCGCAAGCAAATACCCGGTCTATGCCCAACACATGCGTGACCTGCACGCGGGCCTGCACAGGACGTTCGGGAACGCCTATGACGCCGGAATCCCGATCTACGCGGGCACCGATGCCGGCGGAGGGATCGCGCACGGTCGCATCTCCGATGAGGTTGCCGCACTCACGCGCATCGGCATGAGCCCCACCGATGCGCTGGGGGCCGCTTCGTGGCGGGCTCGGGAGTGGCTGGGTCGGCCGGGATTGGAACACGGTGCACCAGCCGACTTGATCGGATACCGCGAGGACCCCCGCAGCGGGCCGCACGTGCTGTCGAGACCCGACCTCATCGTGCTGCGTGGTCAGGTTCGATAG
- the ffh gene encoding signal recognition particle protein, protein MFESLSDRLTDALAGLRGKGRLSDADIDATCRTIRLALLEADVALPVVRTFITRIKERAKGAEVSGALNPAQQVVKIVNEELIGILGGETRQLAFAKTPPTVIMLAGLQGAGKTTLAGKLAKWLKGQGHTPLLVACDLQRPGAVNQLQVVGERAGVSVFAPHPGTADGGLEVGSLVGDPVAVARDGLAHAKAQHFDVVLVDTAGRLGIDAELMDQAARIRDAVEPDEVLFVLDAMIGQDAVSTAEAFRAGVGFTGVVLTKLDGDARGGAALSVREITGTPILFASTGEKLEDFDVFHPDRMASRILGMGDLLSLIEQAEQHFDAEQSLAAAEKITSGELTLEDFLEQMLAIRKMGPIGNLLGMLPGAGQMKDALAAVDDRQLDRVQAIIRGMTPAERADPKIINASRRLRIANGSGVAVSEVNQLVDRFFEARKMMSSMAGRMGMGAINRKSNRKGGKNNKKGKKGSRGPTQPKIRGGFPGMPPGMPAGFPDLSGMPEGLGELPPGLADIDISKLKFPKN, encoded by the coding sequence GTGTTTGAATCGCTGTCTGACCGGTTGACCGACGCCCTTGCCGGCCTACGGGGCAAGGGACGTCTGTCCGACGCCGATATCGACGCGACCTGCCGGACCATCCGGCTGGCGCTGCTCGAAGCCGATGTGGCCCTGCCCGTCGTGCGCACCTTCATCACCCGCATCAAGGAGCGCGCCAAGGGCGCCGAGGTGTCCGGTGCGCTGAACCCGGCGCAGCAGGTCGTCAAGATCGTCAACGAGGAGCTCATCGGCATCCTCGGTGGGGAAACCCGCCAGCTCGCCTTCGCCAAGACCCCACCGACCGTCATCATGCTCGCTGGTCTGCAGGGTGCCGGTAAGACGACACTTGCCGGCAAGCTTGCCAAATGGCTTAAGGGACAAGGGCATACCCCGCTTCTGGTGGCCTGCGATCTGCAGCGCCCCGGTGCCGTGAACCAGCTGCAGGTGGTCGGTGAGCGTGCCGGGGTATCCGTCTTCGCGCCACATCCGGGTACCGCGGACGGCGGCCTGGAGGTCGGCTCGCTGGTCGGCGACCCTGTTGCGGTGGCTCGCGATGGGCTGGCGCATGCCAAGGCCCAGCACTTCGACGTGGTGCTCGTCGACACCGCCGGCCGCCTCGGTATCGATGCCGAACTGATGGACCAGGCGGCGCGCATCCGAGACGCCGTCGAACCCGATGAGGTGCTGTTCGTCCTCGACGCCATGATCGGCCAGGACGCGGTGAGCACCGCCGAGGCGTTCCGCGCGGGCGTCGGATTCACCGGTGTCGTCCTGACCAAGCTCGACGGCGACGCCCGCGGTGGTGCGGCCCTCTCGGTGCGCGAGATCACCGGCACCCCGATCCTGTTCGCGTCGACCGGCGAAAAGCTGGAGGACTTCGACGTCTTCCACCCCGACCGGATGGCCAGCCGCATCCTGGGCATGGGCGACCTGCTGTCCCTGATCGAGCAGGCCGAACAGCATTTCGATGCCGAGCAGTCATTGGCCGCCGCCGAGAAGATCACCTCGGGGGAGCTCACCCTCGAGGACTTCCTGGAGCAGATGCTCGCGATCCGCAAGATGGGGCCCATCGGCAACCTGTTGGGCATGCTGCCGGGTGCCGGCCAGATGAAGGATGCGCTGGCCGCTGTCGACGACAGGCAGCTTGACCGCGTACAGGCCATCATCCGCGGCATGACTCCCGCCGAGCGGGCCGACCCGAAGATCATCAACGCCTCCCGGCGGCTGCGCATAGCCAACGGCTCCGGGGTCGCGGTCTCGGAGGTCAACCAGCTCGTGGACCGCTTCTTCGAGGCGCGCAAGATGATGTCCTCGATGGCGGGCCGCATGGGCATGGGTGCCATCAATCGGAAGAGCAACCGCAAGGGCGGCAAGAACAACAAGAAGGGCAAGAAGGGCTCACGCGGTCCCACTCAGCCGAAGATTCGGGGCGGATTCCCCGGTATGCCTCCGGGTATGCCGGCCGGGTTCCCCGATCTGTCCGGGATGCCCGAGGGCCTCGGTGAATTGCCGCCGGGTCTGGCCGATATCGACATCTCGAAGCTGAAGTTCCCCAAGAACTGA
- a CDS encoding [protein-PII] uridylyltransferase: MGAATDLVAARAQLLSDSSRLNAGAIREAMTDLNELWLTAKAAEVGITDSSGFAIVALGGLGRREMLPHSDLDLVLLHDENIAPETLSDVADGLWYPLWDANIRLDHSVRTVTDTLHVAGQEMSAALALLDARHIAGDAQLSSLMIGGVRQQWRSQIRTRLDELTEYTQARWRRSGEIAHRAEPDLKSGRGGLRDVQLLRALAIAQLTDSGLAKSFDGAHAVILDVRTELHRVAGRERDQLLAQFADEIGAALRIGDRFDLARMLSDAARTISYSVDVGLRTAANSIPRRGISALRRTVRRPIDEGVVEHAGEVVLARDARPERDPSLVLRVAAASATTGLPISASTLGRLAESAPELRAPWPREALKDLLVLLEAGRPAVATIEALDRTGLWGRLFPEWGPVRDLPPRDIVHIWTVDRHLVETVAQASAFTTRVSRPDLLVLGALVHDIGKGRGGDHSVVGAELAVQIGTRLGLWPSDVELLSKIVRYHLLLPNTATRRDLADPETIDTVVNTLGGDLLLLELLQQLAEADSLATGPGVWGDWKASLIGELVRKCRMVMRGEQLPEPDPIDPELLSLAADGGVQVRLVLAGSPHMYTVSMIAPDQRGLLSKAAGVLSLNSLRVFSASVASHAGSAINTFEVSPRFGSPPAAGLLRQQLISSLDGDTDIIAALDERERESAQFGTGLVGDATPAVPTNYAPAPPRIRWFEPAGGVDQQIVEIRTSDAPGLLARITATLERHGVDIAWARVNTLGSSVVDTFCLSTGPEQAVLEAAIASVLPAAAPEPKQVAS, translated from the coding sequence ATGGGCGCCGCAACGGACCTCGTGGCCGCCAGGGCGCAGCTGCTCAGCGATAGCAGCCGGCTCAATGCCGGTGCGATTCGCGAGGCGATGACCGACCTCAATGAGCTGTGGCTGACGGCAAAGGCCGCGGAGGTCGGCATCACCGACTCGAGTGGATTCGCCATCGTGGCACTGGGTGGGTTGGGTAGACGTGAAATGCTGCCGCACTCGGACCTAGACCTGGTGCTGCTGCACGACGAGAACATCGCACCGGAGACGCTCAGCGATGTCGCGGACGGTCTGTGGTATCCGTTGTGGGACGCGAATATTCGGCTCGATCACAGCGTCCGCACGGTCACCGACACCTTGCACGTTGCCGGCCAGGAGATGTCGGCGGCGCTGGCGCTGCTCGATGCCAGGCATATCGCCGGGGACGCACAGCTCTCCAGCCTGATGATCGGCGGGGTACGCCAGCAATGGCGGTCGCAGATCCGGACCCGACTCGACGAGTTGACCGAGTACACCCAGGCCCGGTGGCGGCGCAGTGGTGAGATCGCACACCGCGCCGAACCCGACCTGAAGTCCGGCCGCGGTGGTCTGCGCGATGTTCAGTTGTTGCGCGCGTTGGCCATTGCCCAGCTGACCGACAGCGGGCTAGCGAAGTCCTTCGACGGCGCGCACGCGGTCATCTTGGATGTCCGCACCGAGTTGCATCGCGTCGCCGGGCGGGAACGCGATCAGCTGCTTGCTCAGTTCGCCGACGAGATTGGCGCGGCACTGCGTATCGGCGACCGGTTCGATCTGGCCCGGATGCTGTCCGACGCTGCCCGCACCATCAGCTATTCGGTGGACGTGGGATTGCGCACGGCCGCCAATTCGATTCCGCGTCGCGGTATTTCGGCCCTGCGTCGTACGGTGCGGCGTCCGATCGACGAGGGCGTGGTGGAGCATGCGGGCGAGGTGGTGCTGGCCCGCGATGCCCGTCCCGAGCGTGACCCTTCGCTGGTCCTGCGCGTGGCGGCGGCGTCGGCGACCACCGGACTTCCGATCTCGGCGTCCACGTTGGGCCGGCTGGCCGAATCGGCGCCCGAGCTGCGTGCGCCCTGGCCGCGCGAGGCCCTCAAGGATCTGCTGGTGCTGCTGGAAGCCGGTCGTCCTGCGGTGGCCACCATCGAGGCATTGGATCGAACCGGACTGTGGGGCAGGCTGTTTCCGGAATGGGGCCCCGTACGGGACCTGCCGCCGCGTGACATCGTGCACATCTGGACCGTCGATCGGCATCTGGTCGAGACGGTCGCCCAGGCCAGCGCCTTCACCACCAGGGTTTCCCGACCGGACCTGCTTGTTCTCGGTGCGTTGGTACACGACATCGGCAAGGGTCGTGGCGGTGACCACAGCGTCGTCGGTGCGGAACTGGCCGTCCAGATCGGCACCCGGCTGGGGCTGTGGCCGTCCGATGTGGAACTGCTTTCCAAGATCGTGCGCTATCACCTGTTGCTACCAAACACCGCGACGCGGCGCGATCTCGCCGATCCGGAAACCATTGACACCGTGGTCAATACGCTCGGCGGAGACTTGCTGCTCCTGGAACTGTTGCAGCAGCTGGCCGAGGCGGACTCGCTGGCCACCGGCCCCGGGGTGTGGGGGGATTGGAAGGCATCGCTGATCGGGGAGCTGGTGCGTAAATGCCGGATGGTGATGCGCGGCGAGCAGCTGCCCGAACCCGATCCCATTGACCCCGAACTGCTTTCGCTGGCCGCCGACGGGGGAGTCCAGGTGCGGTTGGTACTCGCGGGCTCACCGCACATGTACACGGTGAGCATGATCGCGCCCGATCAACGCGGTCTGCTCTCCAAGGCCGCCGGGGTGCTGTCGCTGAACTCATTGCGGGTGTTCTCGGCCTCGGTGGCCAGTCACGCCGGTTCGGCCATCAACACCTTCGAGGTATCGCCTCGGTTCGGTTCACCTCCGGCGGCCGGACTGCTGCGCCAGCAGCTGATCTCCTCGCTCGACGGGGACACGGACATCATCGCGGCGCTCGACGAGCGTGAGCGCGAGTCGGCGCAGTTCGGAACCGGCCTCGTCGGTGATGCGACACCTGCCGTCCCCACGAACTATGCGCCCGCCCCGCCGCGTATCCGTTGGTTCGAGCCCGCGGGGGGCGTCGACCAGCAGATCGTGGAAATCCGTACCTCCGATGCGCCGGGGCTGTTGGCTCGCATCACTGCGACGTTGGAGCGTCACGGCGTGGATATCGCCTGGGCCAGGGTCAACACCCTCGGCTCTTCGGTCGTCGACACCTTCTGCCTCAGCACCGGGCCGGAGCAAGCCGTCCTGGAGGCGGCCATCGCCTCGGTGCTGCCGGCCGCGGCACCCGAGCCCAAACAGGTCGCCAGTTAG
- a CDS encoding P-II family nitrogen regulator, with translation MKLVTAIVKPFTLEDVKTGLEQAGILGMTVSEVQGYGRQKGHTEVYRGAEYSVDFVPKVRVEVVVDDSAVDKVVEVIVTAARTGKIGDGKVWVSPVDSVVRVRTGERGADAL, from the coding sequence ATGAAGCTGGTCACCGCGATCGTAAAACCGTTCACACTGGAAGATGTCAAGACTGGTCTGGAGCAGGCCGGCATCCTCGGCATGACGGTCAGCGAGGTGCAGGGCTACGGCCGGCAGAAGGGTCACACCGAGGTGTACCGCGGCGCTGAGTACTCGGTGGACTTCGTGCCGAAGGTTCGCGTCGAGGTTGTCGTGGACGACAGCGCCGTCGACAAGGTGGTGGAGGTCATCGTGACCGCAGCCCGCACCGGCAAGATCGGCGACGGCAAGGTATGGGTGAGCCCCGTTGACTCGGTGGTGCGCGTGCGCACCGGCGAGCGGGGCGCCGATGCCCTCTAA
- a CDS encoding ammonium transporter — MGVPNTGDTAWMLASAALVLLMTPGLAFFYGGMVRAKNVLNMIMMSISAMGLVTVLWVLYGYSMAFGNDVSGLFGNPAQFFGLKGLIGGNGAEAVVADPANGVEAAEVINIPLVGTLPATVFVAFQLMFAIITVALISGAVADRLKFGSWLLFAGLWVTVVYFPVAHWVFAFDGAAAEKGGWIANQLKAIDFAGGTAVHINAGTAGLVLALILGKRKGWPGTPMRPHNLPFVMLGAGLLWFGWYGFNAGSATSSNGLAGSTFVTTTVATAAAMLGWLLTERIRDGHATSLGAASGIVAGLVAITPSCSSVNVLGALAIGAIAGILCALAVGLKYKLGFDDSLDVVGVHLVGGIVGTLLIGLFAAPETGAAVAGLFYGGGVEQLWRQAVGAGAVLLYSAIGTAIVAVIVKYTIGLRISDEGEAAGADESQHAEGAYDFVALGSGSVIGRHSSSGSSD; from the coding sequence ATGGGTGTCCCGAATACCGGGGACACTGCGTGGATGCTGGCCAGCGCCGCGTTAGTGCTGTTGATGACGCCCGGCCTGGCCTTCTTCTATGGCGGCATGGTCCGCGCGAAGAACGTGCTCAACATGATCATGATGAGCATCAGTGCCATGGGCCTGGTGACGGTGCTGTGGGTGCTCTACGGGTACTCGATGGCGTTCGGAAACGACGTCTCGGGCCTGTTCGGCAACCCGGCGCAGTTCTTCGGACTCAAGGGGCTCATCGGTGGCAACGGCGCCGAGGCTGTGGTGGCTGACCCGGCCAACGGCGTCGAGGCCGCCGAGGTGATCAACATCCCCTTGGTCGGGACGCTCCCGGCGACGGTTTTCGTGGCGTTCCAGTTGATGTTCGCGATCATCACCGTCGCCCTCATCTCGGGTGCGGTGGCCGACCGCCTGAAGTTCGGATCCTGGTTGCTGTTCGCGGGCTTGTGGGTCACCGTCGTCTACTTCCCGGTCGCGCACTGGGTGTTCGCATTCGATGGGGCCGCTGCAGAGAAGGGTGGCTGGATTGCCAACCAGCTCAAGGCAATCGACTTCGCAGGTGGTACCGCGGTGCATATCAACGCCGGTACCGCGGGCCTGGTGTTGGCGCTGATACTCGGCAAGCGCAAGGGCTGGCCCGGAACGCCGATGCGACCGCACAATCTGCCGTTCGTCATGCTCGGTGCGGGTCTGCTGTGGTTCGGTTGGTACGGGTTCAACGCCGGATCGGCCACCAGCTCCAATGGTTTGGCAGGTTCGACCTTCGTGACCACCACGGTGGCCACCGCCGCCGCCATGCTCGGCTGGCTGCTCACCGAGCGAATCCGTGACGGGCACGCCACCTCGCTGGGTGCCGCCTCGGGCATCGTCGCCGGCCTGGTTGCCATCACGCCGTCTTGCTCGTCGGTGAATGTGCTTGGTGCCCTTGCCATTGGCGCAATCGCGGGCATCCTTTGTGCGCTCGCGGTCGGGCTCAAGTACAAGCTGGGATTCGACGACTCCCTGGACGTGGTCGGCGTGCACCTGGTCGGCGGAATCGTCGGCACATTGCTCATCGGTCTGTTCGCCGCGCCCGAGACGGGAGCGGCCGTGGCGGGACTGTTCTACGGCGGTGGAGTGGAACAGCTGTGGCGCCAGGCCGTTGGAGCCGGGGCGGTTCTGCTCTATTCGGCAATAGGCACCGCTATCGTTGCTGTCATCGTGAAGTACACCATTGGTCTGCGCATCAGCGACGAGGGAGAGGCGGCTGGAGCCGACGAATCCCAACACGCTGAAGGTGCATACGACTTTGTCGCACTGGGAAGTGGCTCGGTTATCGGCCGCCACTCCAGCTCTGGCAGCTCGGACTAG
- the ftsY gene encoding signal recognition particle-docking protein FtsY — translation MWRFLRSCNNALVPLEVWIAIAIVAVVVVAALVFGLVRYRSRRISLTRSPEITEGATPTDRSGGYTAGSTITFSEGGAQAIPVPSVGDDAEVPRDAPRRTISNVQLPEPTPEPEPTPEPEPEPAPEPAAVPEPVTEPESGPEPAPSPVLDEIAPVAGRLDRLRGRLASSQNAVGRGLLGLLGAGDLDEESWEEVEDTLLIADLGTAVTTSIVDRLRSEMAARSVRTEAQARALLREVLIDELQPELDRSIKALPHNDKPSVLLIVGVNGTGKTTTVGKLARVLVADGRRVVLGAADTFRAAAADQLQAWGQRVGAQVVRGAEGADPASVAFDAVDAGIREGADVVVVDTAGRLHTKTGLMDELGKIKRVVERRADVDEVLLVLDSTIGQNGLAQARVFADVVDITGVALTKLDGTAKGGIVFHVQRELGVPVKLVGLGEGPDDLAPFEPPAFVDALLG, via the coding sequence ATGTGGCGCTTCTTGCGTTCCTGTAACAATGCCCTGGTGCCTCTTGAAGTGTGGATCGCCATTGCGATCGTCGCCGTCGTGGTTGTTGCCGCATTGGTCTTCGGACTGGTGCGTTACCGCTCCCGTCGCATCAGCCTGACACGATCTCCTGAGATCACCGAGGGCGCCACACCGACTGACCGTTCTGGCGGCTACACCGCCGGCTCCACCATCACCTTTAGCGAGGGTGGTGCGCAAGCGATCCCTGTGCCCAGCGTCGGTGATGACGCCGAAGTACCGCGCGACGCGCCCCGGCGAACCATTTCCAACGTCCAGTTGCCCGAGCCCACCCCGGAACCGGAACCCACCCCGGAACCGGAGCCGGAGCCCGCGCCCGAACCTGCGGCTGTGCCCGAACCTGTGACTGAACCCGAATCCGGGCCGGAACCCGCGCCGTCGCCGGTGCTGGACGAGATCGCGCCGGTGGCGGGACGCCTCGACCGATTGCGGGGAAGGCTTGCCAGCTCGCAGAACGCCGTGGGCCGCGGCCTGCTGGGGCTGCTGGGGGCAGGAGACCTCGACGAGGAATCGTGGGAAGAGGTCGAGGACACGCTGCTGATCGCCGATCTCGGCACCGCCGTCACCACCTCGATCGTCGACAGGCTGCGCAGCGAGATGGCGGCGCGCAGTGTGCGCACCGAGGCGCAGGCACGCGCGTTGCTGCGCGAGGTGCTCATCGACGAGCTGCAGCCCGAGCTCGACCGGTCGATCAAGGCGCTGCCGCACAACGACAAACCCTCGGTGCTGCTCATCGTCGGGGTGAACGGCACGGGCAAGACCACCACCGTGGGCAAGCTGGCTCGTGTGCTGGTCGCCGATGGCCGCCGGGTGGTGCTCGGGGCGGCCGACACCTTCCGCGCCGCCGCGGCCGATCAGTTGCAGGCCTGGGGGCAGCGGGTGGGCGCACAGGTGGTGCGGGGTGCCGAGGGCGCCGATCCCGCGTCGGTGGCCTTCGATGCCGTCGACGCCGGCATCCGTGAGGGTGCCGATGTGGTGGTTGTCGACACCGCCGGACGACTGCACACGAAGACGGGTCTCATGGATGAACTCGGCAAGATCAAACGTGTCGTGGAACGGCGCGCCGATGTCGACGAGGTGCTCCTGGTACTGGATTCCACCATCGGACAAAACGGTTTGGCGCAGGCGCGCGTGTTCGCTGACGTGGTGGACATCACCGGGGTGGCGCTCACCAAGCTGGATGGAACTGCCAAGGGCGGCATCGTTTTTCACGTCCAGCGCGAACTCGGCGTGCCGGTGAAGCTGGTTGGCTTGGGGGAGGGGCCAGATGATCTGGCCCCGTTCGAACCGCCCGCCTTCGTCGACGCGCTTTTGGGCTAG